One part of the Caproiciproducens sp. CPB-2 genome encodes these proteins:
- a CDS encoding ABC transporter ATP-binding protein produces the protein MSGLLSINHIKKNFIIDKKQVEVLSDISLDVNKGEFISIIGSSGCGKSTLLKLIIGLESATDGQITLDGKPLVEPSELCGMVFQESRLFPWFNVEQNIDFGIPKSVGAAERKKRIDEHIALVGLTEFTKARPNQLSGGMQQRVSIARALVGQPELLLLDEPFGALDALTRINMQQEILRIWEAEKTTMVLVTHDIDEAIYLGDRVVVMSKRPGVIKKIIPVELARPHSRTSENFAVMRQKVYREFLEESEITPDYYI, from the coding sequence ATGAGCGGATTACTGTCTATCAATCACATCAAGAAAAATTTTATCATCGATAAAAAACAGGTGGAAGTCCTTTCAGATATCAGCCTGGATGTAAACAAAGGGGAATTCATCAGCATCATCGGTTCGAGCGGATGCGGAAAAAGCACGCTGCTGAAGCTGATCATCGGGCTGGAAAGCGCGACGGACGGACAGATTACTCTGGACGGCAAACCCCTTGTGGAGCCTTCGGAGCTGTGCGGCATGGTCTTTCAGGAATCGAGGCTGTTTCCCTGGTTCAACGTGGAGCAGAATATTGACTTCGGCATTCCGAAAAGCGTCGGCGCGGCGGAGCGGAAAAAAAGGATTGACGAGCATATCGCGCTGGTGGGGCTCACCGAGTTTACAAAGGCCAGGCCGAACCAGCTCTCGGGCGGAATGCAGCAGAGGGTCAGCATCGCCAGAGCGCTTGTCGGACAGCCGGAGCTGCTGCTGCTCGACGAGCCCTTCGGAGCCCTCGACGCCCTGACCCGCATCAATATGCAGCAGGAAATCCTGCGCATCTGGGAGGCGGAGAAAACAACAATGGTGCTTGTCACCCACGATATTGACGAAGCGATTTACTTGGGGGACCGGGTGGTGGTCATGTCCAAGCGTCCCGGCGTCATCAAAAAGATCATCCCGGTGGAGCTTGCCCGTCCCCACAGCCGGACAAGTGAAAACTTTGCCGTCATGCGCCAGAAGGTGTACCGCGAATTTCTGGAGGAATCCGAAATCACACCGGATTACTATATCTGA
- a CDS encoding GerAB/ArcD/ProY family transporter: protein MTNYKITGKQMTSLFSLFWFGTLVLFGADKDVKQDFWVSILLAAVFMIPMAALYIRLTRLYPEKDLYEMLFAIFGRFFGTVMSLISVFFSLFIGYRVLGSFSLYIKTTALDSTPRNVTSIFFIIMTIAAVTCGAETIARTSNFLIKFVIGFVCVSTLICLGNMNLENLKPVMNSDLKVILNSSYKIFIIPWSEAFICLSFFSKIDRKESTKKILVNSMLLIILTHLVIGLRNVLVLGPSASIYYFSSDMAISTASLGDFFERFEILVGVNLVLAGTIKLCVCIYSASLGLYHILGNTERKFLVVPCTLIILTTSLSDLQKLSDVFDRIPSLVISMTPFEVIFPVIIWISAEIRNRKKTKPAADLPGDLPGIVQ, encoded by the coding sequence ATGACAAATTACAAAATAACGGGAAAACAGATGACAAGCCTCTTTTCTCTGTTCTGGTTTGGGACTCTCGTCCTTTTCGGCGCCGATAAGGATGTAAAGCAGGACTTTTGGGTATCGATTTTACTTGCGGCTGTTTTCATGATACCGATGGCCGCACTGTATATCCGATTAACAAGGCTTTACCCGGAAAAAGATCTGTACGAAATGCTGTTTGCCATATTCGGGCGTTTCTTCGGAACCGTCATGTCGCTTATCAGCGTGTTTTTTTCCCTCTTTATCGGGTACAGGGTACTGGGCTCTTTCAGTCTTTACATCAAAACTACCGCTTTGGACAGCACTCCAAGAAACGTTACCTCCATATTTTTCATTATAATGACCATAGCGGCTGTTACATGCGGAGCCGAAACAATCGCCCGTACTTCGAATTTTCTGATAAAATTTGTGATCGGCTTTGTGTGCGTTTCCACTCTGATTTGCCTTGGTAATATGAATTTGGAAAATTTAAAGCCGGTGATGAATTCCGATCTGAAAGTGATTTTGAATTCATCCTATAAAATATTTATCATTCCATGGTCGGAAGCTTTCATCTGTCTGTCTTTCTTTTCCAAAATAGACCGAAAAGAAAGCACTAAAAAAATCCTCGTAAACTCTATGCTGCTGATCATATTAACCCATTTGGTGATAGGGTTGCGGAATGTGCTGGTTTTAGGACCGTCGGCATCAATCTATTATTTTTCGTCCGATATGGCAATCAGTACGGCTTCTCTGGGCGATTTTTTCGAGAGATTTGAAATACTGGTTGGCGTAAATCTGGTGCTTGCCGGGACTATAAAGCTCTGTGTCTGTATTTACTCCGCTTCTTTAGGACTCTATCATATTCTCGGCAATACGGAGCGAAAGTTTCTGGTCGTTCCCTGTACTCTTATCATATTGACAACCAGCCTGTCGGATCTTCAAAAACTGAGCGATGTTTTTGACCGGATTCCCTCTCTGGTAATTTCCATGACTCCTTTTGAAGTGATTTTTCCCGTAATCATATGGATTT
- the thiS gene encoding sulfur carrier protein ThiS, translated as MIITINGKQNSFEAEMSVQELLEKTEVDMQEYVTVQLNDEIISRKDFSSITVRDGDRVEFLYYMGGGQYKKIA; from the coding sequence ATGATAATTACGATCAACGGCAAGCAAAACAGTTTTGAAGCGGAAATGTCTGTTCAGGAGCTTCTGGAAAAGACCGAGGTCGATATGCAGGAATATGTAACGGTACAGCTGAATGATGAGATCATCAGCCGGAAGGATTTCAGCTCTATTACCGTCCGCGACGGGGACCGTGTGGAGTTCCTTTATTACATGGGCGGCGGTCAGTACAAAAAAATCGCATGA
- a CDS encoding O-acetylhomoserine aminocarboxypropyltransferase/cysteine synthase family protein encodes MRFNTALLHKDNGPDRATGATHTPIYQSSAFEHKTAEELEAIFNNRAPGFSYTRINNPTVEAFERRVATLEGGIGAVACASGMAAISLSVLNLLSAGDEILSAAGIFGGTIGLFRDLESYGITTRYVADSAPESFENQITGHTKLLFVETIGNPKLDVPDISALSQMAHRHKIPVIVDNTAATPFLVRPIELGADIVVHSVSKYINGSGNSIGGIIVDSGNFAWDPERYPAIAKFVRFGEFAYLSKLRGGLFRNTGSCFSPFNAFLCSLGLETLGIRMERLCGNAQKLAQQLSGNPKLAYVNYPGLKSSPWHQTARRQFSGGYGAILTLRAGTKENAFSIINHLKYACNIANIGDLRTLVIHPASTIYANSSTMEKENAGVYEDLIRVSVGLEDIEDLAEDFENAVGGL; translated from the coding sequence ATGAGGTTCAATACTGCTCTGCTTCATAAAGACAACGGCCCGGACAGGGCGACGGGAGCCACCCATACGCCCATTTACCAGTCCAGCGCCTTTGAACACAAAACCGCGGAGGAGCTGGAGGCGATCTTCAACAACCGTGCGCCGGGCTTCTCCTACACCAGAATCAACAACCCCACCGTCGAAGCTTTTGAGCGCCGCGTCGCCACGCTGGAAGGCGGTATCGGGGCGGTGGCCTGCGCTTCCGGCATGGCCGCCATCTCCCTGTCCGTTTTGAATCTTTTGAGCGCCGGGGATGAAATCCTTTCCGCCGCGGGAATCTTCGGCGGAACGATCGGCCTGTTCCGCGATCTGGAAAGCTACGGGATCACCACCCGCTATGTCGCGGACAGCGCGCCCGAAAGCTTTGAAAATCAGATCACCGGGCATACGAAGCTGCTGTTTGTCGAGACCATCGGGAACCCAAAGCTGGACGTCCCCGACATTTCTGCCCTGTCGCAAATGGCGCACAGACACAAAATTCCGGTAATCGTCGACAATACCGCCGCCACCCCCTTCCTTGTGCGCCCCATCGAGCTTGGCGCGGACATCGTCGTGCACTCCGTGTCCAAGTATATCAACGGCAGCGGAAATTCCATCGGCGGGATCATTGTCGACAGCGGAAACTTTGCGTGGGACCCGGAGCGTTATCCGGCGATCGCAAAATTTGTCAGGTTCGGGGAATTCGCCTACCTTTCCAAACTGAGAGGCGGGCTATTCCGCAACACCGGCTCCTGCTTTTCCCCGTTCAACGCCTTCCTGTGCAGCCTGGGCCTGGAAACGCTGGGCATCCGGATGGAGCGCCTCTGCGGCAATGCCCAGAAGCTTGCGCAACAGCTTTCGGGCAATCCCAAGTTAGCGTACGTCAACTATCCGGGACTAAAATCCAGCCCGTGGCACCAAACGGCCCGGCGGCAGTTTTCCGGCGGTTACGGGGCGATATTGACCCTGCGGGCCGGTACGAAGGAAAACGCTTTTTCCATCATCAATCATTTAAAATACGCGTGCAATATTGCAAATATAGGCGACCTTAGGACGCTGGTCATCCATCCCGCTTCCACGATCTATGCGAACAGCAGTACGATGGAAAAGGAAAACGCAGGCGTTTACGAAGATCTGATCCGTGTCAGCGTCGGTCTGGAAGATATTGAGGACCTGGCCGAGGATTTTGAAAACGCTGTCGGCGGACTATAA
- the metK gene encoding methionine adenosyltransferase encodes MGKLFTSESVTEGHPDKICDQISDAVLDALISQDPSSRVAVETAVSTGLVLIIGEVTTKAYVDISKIARQTIREIGYDGLGGGFDGNTCSVLVSLDEQSPDIALGVDQAYENKEGNTEKDYGTGAGDQGIIFGYATNETPEYLPPAISFAHRLARKLAEVRKNGTLGYLRPDGKSQATVEFDDDGKLARVDTIVVSTQHSEEVPLEQIREDVIKHVVQTVIPSDLLDENTKYFINPTGRFVIGGPQGDAGLTGRKIIVDTYGGTGRHGGGAFSGKDPTKVDRSAAYASRWVAKNLVAAGVADKLEIEIAYAIGVATPVSVSVDTFGTGKIEHSKIIEIIQNVFDLRPAAIIDALDLRRPIFRQTAAYGHFGRIDIDLPWEALDKVDEIKKYL; translated from the coding sequence GTGGGAAAATTATTTACATCTGAATCAGTCACCGAAGGACATCCGGATAAAATTTGCGATCAGATATCCGACGCCGTATTGGACGCGCTGATCTCTCAGGACCCGTCTTCGCGCGTAGCAGTGGAAACGGCCGTTTCCACCGGATTGGTGCTGATTATTGGAGAAGTGACGACGAAAGCGTATGTCGATATTTCCAAAATAGCCCGCCAAACCATCCGTGAAATCGGGTACGACGGCCTTGGCGGCGGATTTGACGGAAATACCTGCTCTGTCCTCGTTTCCCTTGACGAGCAGTCGCCGGATATTGCGCTCGGCGTTGATCAGGCATATGAAAACAAAGAGGGAAATACGGAGAAGGATTACGGGACCGGAGCCGGAGATCAGGGAATCATTTTCGGGTACGCGACGAATGAGACACCGGAATATTTGCCGCCCGCCATTTCCTTTGCCCACAGACTGGCCAGAAAATTGGCGGAAGTGCGCAAGAACGGAACCCTGGGCTATTTAAGGCCGGACGGGAAATCACAGGCCACGGTGGAATTCGACGACGACGGGAAGCTGGCCAGAGTGGATACCATCGTTGTTTCCACCCAGCACAGTGAAGAGGTACCCTTGGAGCAGATCAGAGAGGACGTCATCAAGCATGTCGTTCAGACGGTGATCCCCTCCGATCTGCTGGATGAAAATACGAAGTATTTTATCAATCCCACAGGGCGCTTCGTGATCGGCGGCCCGCAGGGGGACGCCGGGCTGACCGGAAGAAAGATCATCGTAGACACGTACGGAGGGACCGGACGGCACGGCGGCGGAGCCTTCTCGGGGAAAGACCCGACCAAAGTGGACCGCTCCGCGGCGTATGCGTCCAGATGGGTGGCGAAAAATCTGGTGGCGGCCGGCGTGGCCGACAAGCTGGAAATTGAAATTGCCTATGCAATCGGCGTAGCGACTCCCGTATCCGTATCGGTGGATACCTTCGGGACGGGGAAGATCGAGCACAGCAAAATCATTGAGATCATCCAAAACGTGTTTGACCTCAGGCCGGCCGCCATTATAGACGCGCTTGATTTGAGAAGGCCCATTTTCAGGCAAACGGCCGCGTACGGGCATTTCGGAAGAATCGATATCGACCTTCCCTGGGAAGCACTCGACAAGGTCGATGAAATCAAAAAATATTTGTAA
- a CDS encoding ABC transporter permease, with product MINQKKKVGNSGVFTELVLPVLFPLLLLFVWETLSARRIINPAILPAPSSIFSTCWSMLASGEIARHMRMSAFRVCSGFLLGSAGGLVLGILIGLFHKIDRALTLIIGVLRPIPMIALIPLFILWMGIDETSKIAVITVGSFWSVLINTIYGIKSVDKKLVEVAFILKKSRTETLLKIVLPAALPSIFAGIRLGASNAWACVVAAEMIAASSGIGYLVMFAREVSQPDVMLVGILMIGLFGLLIDFLLVHLEKRLLRWNETETKD from the coding sequence ATGATCAATCAAAAAAAGAAGGTGGGAAACAGCGGCGTTTTTACGGAATTGGTGCTGCCCGTGCTTTTTCCCCTGCTGCTGCTTTTTGTGTGGGAGACATTGAGCGCGCGGCGCATCATCAATCCTGCCATTTTGCCCGCGCCGTCAAGCATCTTTTCTACCTGCTGGTCCATGCTTGCCAGCGGCGAAATCGCAAGGCATATGCGGATGAGCGCTTTTCGCGTATGCTCGGGGTTCCTGCTGGGCAGTGCCGGCGGGCTGGTGCTGGGGATTCTGATCGGGCTGTTCCATAAAATCGACCGTGCCCTGACGCTGATCATCGGCGTTCTCCGGCCGATTCCGATGATCGCGCTGATTCCTCTGTTTATCCTCTGGATGGGAATCGATGAAACCTCAAAAATCGCGGTGATTACGGTCGGCTCTTTCTGGTCCGTTCTGATCAATACGATTTATGGAATCAAAAGTGTCGACAAAAAGCTGGTGGAGGTCGCCTTTATTTTGAAGAAAAGCCGTACGGAGACGCTTCTGAAGATCGTGCTGCCCGCCGCCCTCCCGTCCATTTTTGCGGGGATCCGGCTGGGGGCCAGCAACGCGTGGGCCTGCGTGGTGGCGGCGGAAATGATCGCCGCCTCGTCGGGAATCGGCTACCTTGTGATGTTTGCCAGAGAGGTGTCTCAGCCGGATGTCATGCTGGTCGGCATCCTGATGATCGGACTGTTCGGCCTGCTGATCGATTTTCTGCTCGTTCACCTCGAAAAGCGCCTGCTGCGCTGGAATGAAACGGAAACGAAGGACTGA
- a CDS encoding response regulator has product MQTINVLIVEEFRYIADLNVLELKRGGYSVCSRYVSSELAMCQALLQEKWDIILSDDSTPHFNAIQALSVRNRLTPKTPFIIVSEDVAPESIRYAMKNRCCAYLLKENLHQLAILVRKILESQSTGQIPKETSL; this is encoded by the coding sequence ATGCAAACCATCAACGTCCTCATTGTGGAGGAATTCCGGTATATTGCCGATCTGAATGTCCTGGAGCTGAAGCGGGGAGGCTACAGCGTCTGCAGCCGGTACGTTTCCAGCGAACTGGCCATGTGCCAGGCATTGCTGCAGGAAAAATGGGATATTATTCTTTCCGACGATTCCACGCCGCACTTCAACGCCATTCAGGCGCTGTCCGTGCGCAACCGCCTGACACCGAAAACGCCGTTTATCATCGTTTCCGAAGACGTTGCGCCGGAAAGCATCCGCTATGCGATGAAGAACCGCTGCTGCGCCTATCTTCTGAAAGAAAATTTACATCAGCTTGCCATTCTCGTGCGTAAAATACTGGAAAGCCAGTCCACCGGCCAAATTCCAAAGGAGACTTCCCTATGA
- a CDS encoding HesA/MoeB/ThiF family protein, with translation MKFTNEQLERYSRHIILSNVGVSGQKKLLNGKVLIIGTGGLGAPAAMYLGAAGVGTIGLVDADSVDLSNLQRQIIHGTRDVGKPKVLSGKETINQMNPDVDVVMYHEYATSANILDIIRDRDYDFIIDGTDNFPVKFLINDACVMLKKPFSHAGIIRFQGQTMTFLPGEGPCYRCVFKNPPPPDAVPTCQQAGVLGVMGGVIGTIQAAEAMKYLLGVGDLLNGSLLTYDAAKMEFRKIKITRDPECAVCGDHPTITHLIDYEQKACSFSPAGRHEESKEI, from the coding sequence ATGAAATTCACGAACGAACAACTTGAGCGGTATTCACGGCACATTATTTTGAGCAACGTCGGCGTGAGCGGACAGAAAAAGCTGCTGAACGGAAAAGTGCTGATCATCGGCACCGGCGGGCTCGGCGCGCCCGCCGCAATGTATCTGGGCGCAGCAGGCGTAGGCACCATCGGCCTGGTCGACGCGGATTCCGTGGACCTTTCCAACCTGCAGCGACAGATTATCCACGGCACGCGGGACGTCGGCAAGCCGAAGGTACTCTCCGGCAAAGAGACGATCAACCAGATGAACCCCGACGTAGACGTCGTTATGTATCACGAGTATGCGACTTCGGCAAATATTCTGGATATTATCAGGGACCGGGATTACGACTTCATCATCGACGGCACGGACAATTTCCCCGTGAAATTTCTGATCAACGACGCCTGTGTCATGCTGAAAAAGCCCTTTTCACACGCGGGAATCATCCGTTTTCAGGGGCAGACCATGACATTCCTTCCCGGGGAAGGCCCCTGCTACCGTTGCGTATTTAAAAATCCCCCGCCGCCGGACGCTGTTCCGACCTGCCAGCAGGCCGGGGTGCTGGGGGTCATGGGCGGCGTCATCGGAACGATTCAGGCGGCCGAGGCCATGAAGTATCTTTTAGGAGTCGGCGATCTGCTGAACGGGAGCCTGCTTACCTACGACGCGGCAAAAATGGAGTTCCGTAAAATCAAAATCACCCGTGACCCTGAATGCGCGGTTTGCGGAGACCACCCGACCATCACTCATCTGATCGACTATGAACAGAAGGCGTGCAGTTTTTCACCTGCCGGCCGGCACGAAGAAAGTAAGGAGATTTAG
- a CDS encoding sulfurtransferase TusA family protein: MSKQSYDAFVDITDVVCPITFVKTKVALEELENGQTLQIRLNDGEPIQNVPRSLKNEKHKVIEVVQNSDGTYLLGVIKGGLE; the protein is encoded by the coding sequence ATGAGCAAGCAAAGCTATGACGCTTTTGTCGATATTACGGATGTGGTGTGTCCGATCACCTTCGTAAAGACAAAAGTCGCGCTGGAGGAGCTGGAAAACGGACAGACCCTGCAAATCCGGCTGAATGACGGAGAACCGATTCAGAATGTTCCCCGCAGCCTGAAAAATGAAAAGCACAAGGTGATCGAGGTGGTTCAGAACAGCGACGGAACCTACCTGCTCGGCGTGATAAAGGGCGGATTGGAATGA
- a CDS encoding radical SAM protein, with protein sequence MAESKHSWREDELSLQEVIKKYPDVSPFVILKTDVQRRGVDFTQRAIDAVDPDRDAVVYRGIYSEKNDRIPNGLILRDGTTILADRVVPSSGFNGGRDPYLIDIADGKAVLTDEGKVIEEVGYWPKPDYFDKVTSSGKPMWQVLVARPQRMDINLYQNCDFWKDIGMGCKFCPIAATYSKTKNIKREHLDYQDVAEAVAEALKQPGRFRMIQLCSGSLLGGKELLDDEIDQYITMLKLLEKNFSHKKVMTQLISTAHNERQLRRLHEETILTGYTADIEVLNEEIFNWICPGKAKYIGYQEWKRRLYQAAEIFGPGAVNTGIVSGVELVKPNGFRSEEEALEKGLAEAEELARHGVGVAQTVYRVAEGSYFQKQKAASLDYLTAFAKGLDTLQRRYRQEAYFDDYRTCGNHPNTDLARI encoded by the coding sequence ATGGCAGAGAGCAAACACAGCTGGCGTGAGGATGAGCTCAGCCTGCAGGAGGTCATAAAGAAATACCCGGACGTATCTCCTTTCGTGATTCTGAAAACAGATGTTCAGCGAAGGGGAGTCGACTTCACACAGCGTGCGATCGACGCGGTGGACCCCGACAGGGACGCGGTTGTTTATCGCGGGATTTACAGCGAAAAAAACGACCGTATCCCCAACGGGCTGATTCTTCGGGACGGAACAACGATTCTGGCCGACCGTGTCGTTCCCTCCTCCGGATTCAACGGCGGACGCGACCCCTATCTCATTGATATCGCGGACGGAAAAGCCGTGCTGACCGACGAAGGCAAAGTGATTGAAGAGGTCGGATACTGGCCGAAGCCCGATTATTTTGACAAAGTGACCAGCAGCGGAAAGCCTATGTGGCAGGTGCTGGTCGCAAGGCCGCAGCGGATGGACATTAATCTTTATCAGAACTGCGATTTTTGGAAAGATATCGGCATGGGCTGTAAATTCTGTCCGATCGCGGCAACCTACAGCAAAACCAAAAATATAAAGCGCGAGCATCTGGATTATCAGGACGTCGCGGAGGCGGTCGCCGAGGCGCTCAAACAGCCGGGGCGGTTCCGGATGATCCAGCTTTGTTCGGGCAGCCTGCTGGGCGGGAAGGAGCTGCTGGATGATGAAATTGACCAGTATATCACCATGCTGAAGCTGCTGGAAAAGAATTTCAGCCATAAAAAGGTGATGACCCAGCTTATTTCCACCGCGCATAACGAACGGCAGCTGCGCCGCCTGCACGAGGAAACGATCCTGACGGGGTATACCGCCGACATCGAAGTCCTGAATGAAGAAATTTTCAACTGGATATGCCCCGGCAAAGCGAAGTACATCGGCTATCAGGAATGGAAAAGGCGCCTGTATCAGGCGGCTGAAATTTTCGGCCCGGGAGCCGTCAATACCGGGATCGTCTCCGGTGTGGAGCTGGTGAAGCCAAACGGTTTCCGCTCCGAAGAGGAAGCGCTGGAAAAGGGCCTTGCGGAAGCCGAGGAGCTCGCGCGGCACGGCGTCGGCGTCGCCCAGACGGTTTACCGTGTGGCGGAAGGCTCGTACTTCCAGAAGCAGAAAGCGGCGTCCCTGGATTACCTGACCGCTTTTGCCAAGGGGCTTGACACGCTTCAGCGCAGGTACCGTCAGGAAGCGTACTTCGACGACTACCGTACCTGCGGGAACCATCCCAACACCGATCTGGCGCGGATATAA
- a CDS encoding pyridoxamine 5'-phosphate oxidase family protein has product MSIQLNDQMIALINDPKTLKVLASADQDGIPHVVFKGSVSVNADGKLQYLEIIETSQTNRNLVHSIWFRRQVAVGILTQDSRNYQIKGTPVRAVICGELFEKNYIAVRERFGKDADLSTVWIIDPEEIREETFSVQASREREAYPLIGHLDRF; this is encoded by the coding sequence ATGAGCATACAATTGAACGATCAGATGATTGCGCTGATCAACGATCCCAAAACACTGAAGGTACTGGCCAGCGCCGATCAAGACGGAATTCCCCATGTGGTCTTTAAAGGCTCCGTCTCCGTCAATGCGGACGGGAAGCTGCAATATCTTGAAATCATCGAAACCTCTCAGACAAACAGGAATCTGGTGCACAGCATCTGGTTCCGCCGCCAGGTTGCCGTCGGTATCCTTACACAGGATTCCAGAAACTATCAGATCAAAGGCACTCCGGTACGGGCCGTGATCTGCGGAGAATTATTTGAAAAAAATTATATTGCCGTAAGGGAACGTTTCGGTAAGGACGCGGACCTTTCGACCGTATGGATCATTGATCCCGAAGAAATCAGAGAGGAAACGTTCAGCGTGCAGGCCTCGCGGGAGCGGGAAGCTTACCCGCTGATCGGGCACCTTGACCGATTCTGA
- a CDS encoding ABC transporter substrate-binding protein — MKKLLISLLIAALALTGAGCANTGSDTSASAVPAASGSQSNADSSSDKGVTIRVGDLASYELIKDADEKGFFKEEFSKDGVTVEIKSFQSGPPELEALTAKDLDFALMGDQPAVQGVANEIGIQVISGLLDGTHGNGLIAREDAGISQVADLKGKKVGVPVGTTAHQLLIKMLEKNNLKTSDIQLVNLAAGDIVTSLQTGNIQAAVTFEPSLTKAVAGGGIKKISDAEGYKEIINVIVGRTEFTKEHPDLAVRFLKVIKKTAEWRDSNFEESLGILAKRTGVDKEALRASASSMPPLLALKDSHKQAILETAQYLKNNNIIRKDLTIDQIFNDEYAVKAGIQ, encoded by the coding sequence ATGAAAAAATTACTGATCTCGTTATTGATTGCGGCCCTTGCCCTTACCGGCGCCGGCTGCGCAAATACCGGTTCCGATACGTCGGCATCCGCGGTGCCGGCGGCCTCCGGCAGCCAAAGCAATGCGGATTCTTCCAGCGACAAGGGCGTTACGATCCGTGTCGGCGATCTTGCCAGCTATGAGCTGATCAAGGACGCCGATGAAAAAGGATTTTTTAAAGAAGAATTTTCCAAGGACGGTGTTACCGTTGAAATCAAAAGCTTTCAGTCCGGCCCGCCGGAGCTGGAAGCGCTGACGGCGAAAGACCTTGATTTTGCTCTGATGGGCGACCAGCCGGCGGTGCAGGGTGTCGCGAATGAAATCGGTATTCAGGTGATTTCCGGTCTGTTGGACGGCACGCACGGAAACGGTCTGATTGCCCGTGAAGACGCCGGTATCAGTCAGGTGGCCGATCTGAAAGGGAAAAAGGTGGGCGTGCCTGTCGGGACGACAGCTCATCAGCTGTTAATTAAAATGCTCGAAAAGAACAACCTGAAAACCTCGGACATCCAGCTTGTCAATTTGGCGGCGGGCGATATCGTCACCTCGCTACAGACCGGAAACATCCAGGCCGCCGTTACCTTCGAGCCAAGCCTGACCAAGGCCGTGGCGGGCGGCGGAATCAAGAAAATAAGCGATGCCGAGGGATACAAGGAAATTATCAACGTCATTGTCGGCAGGACGGAATTTACGAAGGAGCATCCCGATCTGGCTGTGCGTTTTCTGAAGGTCATCAAGAAGACGGCGGAGTGGCGTGATTCCAATTTTGAAGAATCTCTGGGTATCCTTGCAAAACGCACCGGCGTTGACAAGGAAGCCCTGCGTGCCAGTGCTTCCTCCATGCCGCCGCTTCTGGCGCTGAAGGACAGCCATAAACAGGCGATCCTGGAAACCGCCCAGTATCTGAAGAACAACAATATTATCCGTAAGGACCTGACGATCGACCAGATTTTTAACGACGAGTACGCCGTAAAAGCGGGAATTCAATAA
- a CDS encoding DUF2798 domain-containing protein yields MPKTKFQGFIFSVMMSIIMAYGMELYNVAQKMGGMSNSVFLPALIETSYMSLFVFAISNLCGNKIGKKLAFRHVSPGKDNPFFITVMISGCTVGFMCPAMSLVATVVFSGVSTQFIADWFATVVKNFPMALLWQLFFAGPLVRLLFRTIFKKQLI; encoded by the coding sequence ATGCCAAAAACAAAATTCCAAGGATTTATCTTCAGTGTAATGATGTCGATTATCATGGCCTATGGTATGGAATTGTACAACGTTGCACAAAAAATGGGGGGAATGAGCAATTCTGTATTTTTGCCCGCGCTGATTGAGACGTCCTACATGAGTCTGTTCGTGTTTGCAATATCGAATTTGTGCGGAAATAAAATCGGGAAGAAGCTGGCTTTTAGACATGTCTCGCCCGGAAAGGACAATCCATTTTTTATTACGGTCATGATATCCGGTTGTACGGTTGGATTTATGTGTCCCGCAATGAGTCTGGTAGCAACGGTTGTTTTTTCTGGCGTCAGTACGCAGTTTATTGCGGACTGGTTCGCAACGGTTGTAAAAAATTTTCCCATGGCCCTGCTTTGGCAGCTGTTCTTTGCGGGACCCTTAGTCCGGTTGCTTTTCAGAACGATCTTTAAAAAACAGTTGATCTGA